A DNA window from Providencia huaxiensis contains the following coding sequences:
- the sppA gene encoding signal peptide peptidase SppA, with translation MRQLWDIIATIFRISWRALNFIREFVFNAIFLVLFFVVIGSIALYQTDTQPEKNYFGALYVDLQGVIVDQVSAPDPFGRMSRELLGTSNSRMQENSLFDIVDTIRTAANDDRITGMVLRLDDLVGADQPSLAYIGKAINEFKSSGKQVYAIGNSYNQSQYYLASYADDIYLTPQGAVGVYGFATNGLYYKTLLEKLKVSSHIFRVGTYKSAVEPLMRDDMSPEARLANKQWLDALWNNYLAEIAKNRNTTSTQIFPGADTILEQLRSVKGDSAQYALKQKLVDKLYTNEQVEDLLSKHFGWNKEDKQFNNISIYDYSAKIADINTDQGGNIAVIVVQGAIMDGPQTAGIAGGDTIAAQIRDARLDDNIKAIVLRVNSPGGSVSASDLIRSELASAHAAGKPVVVSMGGMAASGGYWVSTPADYIIASPNTLTGSIGIFGVINTFEKSLDSIGVYTDGVSTSPLADISLTKGISPQFADMMQITIENGYETFIGLVAKARHKTPAEIDKIAQGRVWIGQDALKNGLVDQLGDFDNAVDKAAELAKLTDVKLDWMKPELTFMDQLLLELTTSVQAVMPDVLHVFLPPAVATDIRQQAQFFLKMNDPQNRYAFCLNCAEIN, from the coding sequence ATGCGTCAACTATGGGACATCATCGCTACCATCTTTAGAATTAGCTGGCGAGCACTCAACTTTATTAGGGAATTCGTTTTCAACGCCATTTTCTTAGTATTATTTTTTGTCGTTATTGGGTCGATTGCCCTTTACCAAACAGATACTCAACCTGAAAAAAATTATTTTGGTGCTTTATATGTTGATTTGCAGGGCGTTATTGTAGACCAAGTTTCTGCTCCAGACCCATTTGGTCGTATGAGCCGTGAACTACTCGGTACTTCAAATAGCCGTATGCAAGAGAATTCACTATTCGACATCGTTGACACCATTCGCACCGCCGCAAATGATGACCGCATTACAGGAATGGTATTACGCCTAGATGATTTAGTTGGCGCTGATCAACCCTCTTTAGCTTATATCGGTAAAGCAATCAACGAATTTAAAAGCTCAGGGAAACAAGTTTACGCCATCGGTAACAGTTATAACCAGTCACAATACTATCTTGCTAGTTACGCTGATGATATCTACCTCACTCCTCAAGGGGCTGTTGGGGTGTATGGTTTTGCAACTAATGGTCTGTATTACAAGACACTATTAGAAAAACTCAAAGTCAGTAGCCATATTTTCCGTGTCGGTACTTATAAATCTGCAGTTGAGCCGTTAATGCGTGATGATATGTCCCCAGAGGCTCGTTTAGCCAATAAACAGTGGTTAGATGCCCTTTGGAACAATTACCTCGCAGAAATCGCCAAAAACCGTAATACGACCAGTACACAAATTTTCCCTGGGGCTGATACTATTTTAGAACAATTACGATCAGTCAAAGGCGATAGCGCACAGTATGCTTTAAAACAAAAGTTGGTTGATAAACTTTATACAAACGAACAAGTTGAAGATTTACTCAGTAAACACTTTGGTTGGAATAAAGAAGATAAACAGTTTAATAATATTAGTATCTATGATTATTCTGCCAAAATAGCAGATATCAACACGGATCAAGGCGGCAATATCGCTGTGATTGTTGTTCAAGGTGCCATCATGGATGGCCCGCAAACAGCAGGAATTGCCGGGGGCGATACTATTGCAGCACAAATCCGCGATGCTCGCCTTGATGATAATATTAAAGCGATCGTCTTACGGGTTAACAGCCCGGGGGGAAGCGTCAGTGCTTCTGATTTGATCCGCAGTGAACTGGCTTCTGCCCATGCAGCGGGCAAACCTGTTGTGGTTTCTATGGGAGGCATGGCAGCATCGGGGGGTTATTGGGTATCAACTCCCGCGGACTATATTATTGCTAGTCCAAACACACTGACTGGCTCAATTGGTATATTTGGTGTGATCAATACCTTTGAAAAATCCTTAGATTCTATTGGGGTATATACTGATGGTGTATCAACATCACCATTAGCTGATATTTCTTTGACAAAAGGGATCAGCCCACAATTTGCTGACATGATGCAAATCACTATTGAAAATGGCTATGAAACATTTATTGGCTTAGTTGCTAAAGCTCGCCATAAAACGCCAGCAGAAATAGATAAAATTGCACAAGGCCGTGTGTGGATCGGGCAAGATGCACTTAAAAATGGCCTTGTCGACCAGCTAGGTGATTTTGATAATGCGGTAGATAAAGCCGCTGAGCTCGCTAAACTCACTGATGTTAAGTTAGATTGGATGAAGCCTGAGTTGACCTTTATGGATCAATTGCTACTTGAATTAACAACTAGCGTCCAAGCCGTAATGCCCGATGTACTACACGTATTTTTACCCCCAGCTGTCGCGACGGACATCCGCCAGCAAGCTCAATTTTTCTTAAAAATGAATGACCCGCAAAACCGTTATGCATTTTGCTTAAATTGCGCAGAAATTAACTGA
- the ansA gene encoding asparaginase produces the protein MQKKSIYVVYTGGTIGMRHSPQGYVPVSGHLQAQLAQMPEFHRPEMPEFTIREHQPLIDSSDITPEDWQLIADDICENYPLYDGFVILHGTDTMAFTASALSFMFENLKKPVIVTGSQIPLEALRSDGQTNLLNALYLAANYPVNEVGLFFNNKLYRGNRTVKAHADGFDAFSSPNCSPLMEAGINIRTFNTCPAPIGIGEFKSHQITPQPIGVVTLYPGLSIEIVRNILQQPVKALILRSYGVGNAPQQPELLRILREATSRGIIVVNLTQCISGRVNMEGYATGHALAEAGVISGYDMTFEAALSKLHYLLSQNYTPALIRELMQNNLRGELSYADE, from the coding sequence ATGCAGAAGAAATCAATTTATGTTGTCTACACGGGCGGAACAATCGGCATGCGCCATTCACCACAGGGATATGTGCCTGTTTCCGGTCACTTACAAGCTCAATTAGCTCAAATGCCTGAGTTTCACCGTCCTGAAATGCCTGAGTTTACGATCCGAGAGCATCAGCCGTTGATTGATTCATCTGATATTACCCCTGAAGATTGGCAGCTTATCGCTGATGACATTTGTGAAAACTACCCACTTTATGATGGGTTTGTCATCTTACATGGCACTGATACCATGGCTTTTACTGCTTCTGCGTTATCTTTCATGTTTGAAAACTTGAAAAAACCGGTAATAGTGACAGGGTCACAAATACCTTTAGAAGCATTGCGTTCTGATGGGCAGACGAATCTATTAAATGCATTATATTTAGCGGCAAACTACCCCGTTAATGAAGTCGGCCTATTTTTCAATAATAAATTATATCGCGGTAACCGCACCGTTAAAGCCCATGCTGATGGCTTTGATGCTTTTAGCTCGCCTAACTGCTCACCACTAATGGAAGCTGGCATCAATATTCGCACATTTAATACATGTCCTGCTCCTATTGGTATCGGTGAATTTAAAAGCCACCAAATTACACCTCAACCTATCGGTGTGGTTACACTTTACCCTGGGCTCTCAATTGAGATTGTTCGCAATATTCTTCAGCAACCCGTTAAGGCACTAATATTACGCTCTTACGGTGTCGGTAATGCCCCTCAGCAACCTGAATTACTCCGTATACTTCGCGAAGCAACGAGCCGAGGAATTATTGTGGTGAACCTGACACAATGTATTTCTGGTCGTGTTAATATGGAAGGCTATGCCACGGGACACGCCCTTGCTGAAGCTGGTGTGATCAGTGGATATGACATGACTTTTGAAGCCGCCTTAAGTAAGTTGCACTACTTACTTAGCCAAAATTATACCCCTGCGTTGATCCGTGAATTAATGCAGAATAATTTACGCGGTGAGTTGAGCTATGCTGATGAATAA
- the pncA gene encoding bifunctional nicotinamidase/pyrazinamidase, translated as MKTALLLVDLQNDFCTGGTLAVNESEHVIDVANKAMAICQQKRIDIIASQDWHPATHLSFAANSNTQIGEVGELNGITQVWWPIHCVQGEHGAQLHSNLNQSLIRETFTKGENPQVDSYSAFFDNDKISQTRLHAWLQEQHISHLIIMGIATDYCVKFTVLDALKLGYSVDVLADGCRGVNLAANDSQEALAEMQKQGARLITLADLH; from the coding sequence ATGAAAACAGCTTTACTGTTAGTCGATTTACAAAACGATTTTTGCACTGGTGGGACATTGGCAGTAAATGAAAGCGAACATGTTATTGATGTTGCGAATAAAGCAATGGCTATTTGCCAACAAAAACGGATAGATATCATTGCAAGTCAAGATTGGCATCCCGCGACACACCTTAGCTTCGCTGCTAATTCAAACACTCAAATTGGTGAAGTCGGTGAATTAAACGGCATTACACAAGTTTGGTGGCCAATTCATTGCGTACAAGGTGAACACGGCGCTCAGTTACACTCGAATTTAAACCAATCGCTTATTCGTGAAACTTTCACCAAAGGGGAAAACCCTCAAGTTGATAGTTATAGTGCCTTTTTCGATAACGATAAAATTAGCCAAACTCGTTTGCACGCATGGTTACAAGAACAGCATATCTCACATTTAATTATTATGGGAATTGCGACAGATTATTGTGTCAAATTTACTGTATTAGATGCGTTAAAACTAGGCTATTCCGTGGATGTTCTCGCCGATGGGTGTAGAGGTGTTAACCTAGCGGCCAATGATAGCCAAGAAGCCTTAGCTGAAATGCAAAAGCAAGGCGCAAGGTTAATCACTTTAGCTGACCTTCATTAG
- a CDS encoding YeaC family protein — protein MSVEVNPEQLEQLLAVMTPEIYERLVTAVELGKWPDGVMLTPEQKEHSLQMVLLWQSRNNHDPEHMTVGTNGEITMKSKQELKMLFQGEMLATLKPQNNDE, from the coding sequence GTGAGCGTTGAAGTTAATCCAGAGCAGCTTGAACAATTGTTGGCAGTGATGACCCCCGAAATTTATGAGCGCCTAGTGACAGCAGTTGAACTCGGTAAATGGCCTGATGGGGTGATGTTAACACCGGAACAGAAAGAACATAGCTTACAAATGGTGCTATTGTGGCAGTCTCGGAATAACCATGACCCGGAACATATGACGGTAGGGACTAATGGTGAAATTACGATGAAGAGCAAACAAGAGCTGAAAATGTTGTTTCAAGGTGAAATGTTAGCGACCTTAAAACCACAAAACAATGATGAATAA
- the msrB gene encoding peptide-methionine (R)-S-oxide reductase MsrB encodes MSNKDNQPIDISKLNEMQRYVTQQAGTEPPFSGQLLHNRKDGVYECLCCGTPLFMSETKFDAGCGWPSFYQPVNEEAIKYIEDFSHGMHRIEVRCQHCNAHLGHVFPDGPQPTGQRYCINSASLSFIDDDSGEKTRG; translated from the coding sequence ATGTCAAATAAAGATAACCAACCTATTGATATCTCAAAGTTAAATGAGATGCAGCGTTATGTTACACAACAAGCCGGTACCGAGCCACCCTTTAGTGGTCAATTATTGCATAACCGTAAAGACGGTGTGTACGAATGCTTATGTTGTGGTACACCTTTATTTATGTCTGAGACCAAATTTGATGCAGGTTGTGGTTGGCCAAGCTTTTATCAACCGGTTAATGAAGAGGCCATCAAATACATTGAGGATTTCTCTCATGGAATGCATCGTATTGAGGTTCGTTGTCAACACTGTAATGCGCACTTAGGGCATGTATTTCCAGACGGTCCTCAGCCTACCGGTCAGCGTTACTGCATTAATTCAGCATCATTAAGCTTTATTGATGATGATAGCGGTGAAAAGACACGTGGATAA
- the gapA gene encoding glyceraldehyde-3-phosphate dehydrogenase, translating to MTIKVGINGFGRIGRIVFRAAQERSDIEIVAINDLLDAEYMAYMLKYDSTHGRFNGTVEVKDGHLVVNGKKIRVTAEKDPANLKWNEVGVDVVAEATGIFLTDETARKHIQAGAKKVVLTGPSKDDTPMFVMGVNHKAYAGQEIVSNASCTTNCLAPLAKVINDKFGIVEGLMTTVHATTATQKTVDGPSHKDWRGGRGAAQNIIPSSTGAAKAVGKVIPELNGKLTGMSFRVPTPNVSVVDLTVRLEKPATYTQICDAIKEAAAGELKGVLGYTEDDVVSTDFNGEKLTSVFDAKAGIALNDNFVKLVSWYDNETGYSNKVLDLIAHISK from the coding sequence ATGACTATCAAAGTAGGTATTAATGGTTTTGGTCGTATTGGCCGTATCGTTTTCCGTGCTGCACAAGAGCGTTCTGACATCGAAATCGTTGCTATCAACGACCTGCTCGATGCAGAATATATGGCGTACATGCTGAAATACGACTCAACTCATGGTCGTTTCAACGGTACTGTTGAAGTTAAAGATGGTCACCTAGTTGTAAACGGCAAAAAAATCCGTGTAACAGCAGAAAAAGATCCTGCAAACCTGAAATGGAACGAAGTCGGTGTTGACGTCGTTGCTGAAGCAACAGGTATCTTCTTAACTGATGAAACTGCACGTAAACACATCCAAGCAGGCGCTAAGAAAGTTGTTCTAACTGGCCCTTCTAAAGATGATACTCCTATGTTCGTTATGGGCGTTAACCACAAAGCTTACGCAGGTCAAGAAATCGTTTCTAACGCATCTTGTACAACTAACTGCTTAGCTCCACTGGCTAAAGTTATCAACGACAAATTCGGTATCGTTGAAGGCTTAATGACAACTGTTCACGCAACAACTGCAACTCAAAAAACAGTTGATGGTCCTTCTCATAAAGACTGGCGTGGTGGTCGTGGTGCTGCTCAAAACATCATCCCTTCATCAACCGGTGCTGCTAAAGCTGTAGGTAAAGTTATCCCTGAACTGAATGGCAAACTGACTGGTATGTCTTTCCGTGTACCTACGCCTAACGTTTCTGTTGTTGACTTAACTGTTCGTTTAGAAAAACCAGCAACTTATACTCAAATCTGTGATGCTATCAAAGAAGCAGCAGCAGGCGAGCTGAAAGGCGTTCTGGGTTACACTGAAGATGACGTTGTATCAACTGACTTCAACGGTGAAAAACTGACTTCAGTATTTGATGCTAAAGCAGGTATCGCACTGAACGACAACTTTGTTAAATTAGTTTCTTGGTATGACAACGAAACAGGTTACTCTAACAAAGTATTAGACCTGATCGCTCACATCTCTAAATAA
- a CDS encoding D-hexose-6-phosphate mutarotase — translation MHDKLFALPVIKQVSAYITQRQLGELPLIVISHPKVRGAVSLQGAQLIDWQPAGQKPCLWLSSESAFKEGVAIRGGIPICWPWFGPVASPSHGFARILPWQFTAHNEHEDGVILTFTLTDTEYTRKLWPHEFTLILRMKLGETCELELESYGDFETTAALHSYFNISDIQKATVYGLGGHYFDKVADKEAYVNEPLKFNKHTDRIYSEPEEYSLLRDDGWARTIEIHHYHNSDVVCWNPWAELSCSMGDMPNNGYKQMVCVETARINVPMKSDAQHPARLSLVMVSRDNKPQD, via the coding sequence ATGCACGATAAACTTTTTGCATTACCGGTCATCAAACAAGTCTCCGCTTACATCACTCAACGCCAACTTGGTGAGCTTCCACTCATTGTTATCTCGCATCCTAAGGTGCGTGGGGCCGTCAGTTTACAAGGCGCCCAACTTATTGATTGGCAACCTGCGGGGCAAAAACCTTGCTTGTGGCTAAGTTCAGAGAGTGCTTTTAAAGAAGGCGTTGCTATCCGCGGTGGTATTCCTATTTGTTGGCCTTGGTTTGGTCCTGTAGCTAGTCCTAGTCATGGTTTTGCACGAATTCTACCTTGGCAATTCACTGCACATAATGAACATGAAGATGGTGTTATTTTAACCTTCACATTAACAGATACAGAATATACCCGTAAATTATGGCCCCATGAGTTCACCCTGATCCTACGAATGAAACTAGGTGAAACATGTGAGCTTGAACTAGAAAGTTATGGGGACTTCGAAACGACTGCTGCATTACACAGTTATTTCAATATCAGCGATATTCAAAAAGCCACTGTATATGGATTAGGTGGCCACTATTTCGATAAAGTCGCAGATAAAGAAGCTTATGTAAATGAACCACTGAAATTTAATAAACATACCGACCGTATTTATTCAGAACCAGAGGAATACAGCCTCTTACGTGATGACGGATGGGCCCGTACAATAGAAATTCACCATTACCATAATAGTGATGTTGTCTGTTGGAACCCTTGGGCAGAATTATCATGCAGTATGGGCGATATGCCAAATAATGGGTACAAACAGATGGTTTGTGTAGAAACAGCAAGGATCAACGTCCCAATGAAAAGTGATGCGCAGCACCCTGCTCGCCTTTCATTAGTGATGGTCAGCCGTGATAATAAGCCGCAAGATTAA
- a CDS encoding MipA/OmpV family protein, producing MSKAIKLTTLAMALSVLSGAAFAGTWSVGGSVLAQSTPYKGIKSRDYVTPVPIVNYDSENFYFHTLAAGYYLWNDTQDQLSLDAYYYPQFFKPKDNDDKAMRELDRRRDTVMTGLTYRHKADWGTLRTNISGDILGISNGIRGEFAYLYGFEGDKWSITPGLGIKWDSKNQNRYEYGVSSKESRNSGLKRYNPGSSWTPYVEVTGNYRFDENWTVFAMGRVDRLPSEVKDSPMVNKDVSAIMWTGVTYTF from the coding sequence ATGTCAAAAGCAATTAAATTAACGACACTTGCGATGGCTCTGAGTGTGTTATCTGGGGCCGCATTTGCAGGAACTTGGTCTGTTGGTGGTTCGGTATTAGCGCAGTCAACACCTTATAAAGGAATTAAGAGCCGTGATTATGTCACGCCAGTGCCTATTGTTAATTATGACAGTGAGAATTTCTATTTTCATACATTAGCTGCGGGTTATTATTTATGGAATGATACACAAGACCAGTTATCATTGGATGCTTATTATTACCCACAATTTTTTAAACCTAAAGACAATGATGATAAAGCGATGCGCGAGTTAGACCGCCGCCGTGATACGGTGATGACGGGGCTGACTTATCGTCATAAAGCTGATTGGGGTACACTGAGAACGAATATTTCTGGTGATATTTTAGGTATCAGTAATGGTATTCGTGGTGAGTTTGCCTACCTGTATGGCTTTGAAGGTGACAAATGGTCAATCACTCCAGGTCTGGGTATTAAATGGGATAGTAAGAACCAAAACCGTTATGAATATGGCGTGTCTTCAAAAGAATCACGTAATAGCGGTTTAAAACGCTATAACCCAGGTTCAAGTTGGACACCATACGTTGAGGTGACAGGGAATTACCGCTTTGATGAAAATTGGACGGTATTCGCAATGGGCCGTGTTGACCGCCTGCCAAGTGAAGTGAAAGATAGCCCAATGGTAAATAAAGATGTTTCTGCCATTATGTGGACGGGCGTCACTTACACATTCTAA
- the alr gene encoding alanine racemase, with translation MPRPISAVIHLQNLQHNLSIVRQHVGKSKIWSVMKADGYGHGIKQIWSALKETDGFGVLDFDEAILLRKEGWKGPILLLEGFFQPQDLQLIDQYNLTTSVHSEWQLFAIENAQLSSPISVYIKLNSGMNRLGFSPSEYESVVQRLFKMPNIRHLTLMSHFANSDTKTGVVEPFRQIQQFEHLSLETCIANSGATLWHKQTQYDWVRTGILLYGASPSGKSADIFGLGLKAAMTLQSEVIAIHEIPAGQSIGYGSRFTSTKPMRIATVACGYADGYPRHAANGTPVWCKGKRCALLGAVSMDMLTIDISDCDDVKLGERVELWGQNLPVDEVAQAAGTIGYELLCALAKRVPISYENKVE, from the coding sequence ATGCCGCGCCCAATAAGTGCTGTTATTCATCTACAAAATTTACAACACAATTTGTCTATCGTACGGCAACATGTTGGAAAATCGAAAATTTGGTCAGTTATGAAAGCAGACGGTTATGGTCACGGTATCAAGCAGATTTGGTCAGCGCTGAAAGAAACTGATGGTTTTGGGGTGTTGGATTTTGACGAAGCAATTTTGTTACGAAAAGAAGGGTGGAAGGGGCCAATTCTATTGCTAGAAGGCTTTTTCCAGCCTCAAGACTTGCAATTGATTGATCAATATAATTTAACGACAAGCGTGCATAGTGAGTGGCAATTATTTGCCATTGAGAATGCTCAATTATCATCACCGATTTCAGTCTATATCAAACTAAATAGCGGAATGAATCGCTTAGGTTTTTCACCGAGCGAATACGAAAGTGTAGTACAACGGTTATTTAAAATGCCGAATATACGCCATTTAACGTTAATGAGTCATTTTGCGAATTCAGATACCAAAACAGGTGTTGTAGAACCGTTCCGACAAATTCAACAATTCGAACACTTATCGTTAGAAACCTGTATTGCAAATTCAGGAGCGACATTGTGGCATAAACAAACCCAATATGATTGGGTTCGTACTGGCATTTTGTTGTATGGCGCTTCCCCAAGTGGAAAATCTGCAGATATATTTGGGTTGGGTTTGAAAGCAGCGATGACATTGCAATCAGAAGTGATTGCTATCCATGAAATCCCAGCTGGGCAATCAATTGGTTATGGTAGCCGGTTTACATCAACTAAACCTATGCGTATTGCAACAGTCGCTTGTGGTTATGCAGATGGATACCCTCGGCATGCTGCAAATGGAACGCCGGTATGGTGCAAAGGAAAGCGCTGTGCACTACTGGGGGCTGTTTCGATGGATATGCTGACTATTGATATTAGTGATTGTGACGATGTTAAACTTGGTGAGCGAGTGGAGTTATGGGGGCAAAATTTACCGGTTGATGAGGTTGCACAAGCAGCGGGGACAATTGGTTATGAGCTACTTTGTGCGCTTGCGAAAAGAGTTCCTATTTCTTATGAAAATAAAGTAGAATAA
- a CDS encoding D-amino acid dehydrogenase translates to MKILVLGAGVIGVTTAWYLAQEGHEVLVVDRQHDVAEETSAANAGQVSPGYATPWGAPGIPLKAVKWMFEKHAPLAIRPDGTLFQLRWMWQMLKNCDIQHYAMNKSRMVRIAEYSRDCIRQLRADTGIEYEARQGGTLQIFRTAEQFDNAANDIAVLQQEGVPYELLTSNELVKAEPALEFVKHKLTGGLRLPNDETGDCQQFTKKLAKMAQNSGVKFKFGGHVEQILTEGNKVSGVKIDGEILQADRYVVAMGSYSTSILQSLVQIPVYPLKGYSLTMPIIDEQRSPTSTILDETYKIAVTRFDERIRVGGMAEVVGFNLNILKKRCETLKMVVQDLYQGGGDIEQAQFWTGLRPMTPDGTPIVGPTAYSNLYLNTGHGTLGWTMACGAGKLLADIISGNTPEIASDDLSVFRYLDGFNTKLVTHGDLTPAR, encoded by the coding sequence ATGAAAATTCTAGTGTTAGGCGCAGGCGTTATCGGTGTGACAACCGCGTGGTATTTAGCACAAGAAGGGCACGAAGTGCTAGTGGTGGATAGGCAACATGATGTGGCAGAAGAAACAAGTGCCGCCAATGCAGGGCAAGTATCCCCTGGATATGCGACCCCATGGGGTGCACCTGGGATCCCTCTTAAAGCGGTGAAATGGATGTTTGAAAAACACGCCCCCTTGGCGATACGTCCAGATGGCACGTTATTTCAGCTGCGCTGGATGTGGCAGATGTTAAAGAATTGCGACATTCAACATTATGCAATGAATAAAAGCCGTATGGTGCGCATTGCAGAATACAGCCGTGATTGTATTCGTCAATTAAGAGCGGATACAGGTATTGAATATGAAGCCCGCCAAGGTGGTACTTTACAGATTTTCCGTACTGCTGAGCAGTTTGATAATGCAGCCAATGACATTGCGGTCTTACAGCAAGAAGGTGTTCCATACGAATTACTGACATCAAATGAACTAGTTAAAGCCGAACCTGCGTTAGAATTTGTTAAGCATAAGCTTACCGGCGGGTTGCGGTTACCGAATGATGAAACGGGGGATTGCCAGCAATTTACTAAAAAATTAGCCAAAATGGCACAAAACTCAGGCGTTAAATTCAAATTTGGTGGCCATGTTGAGCAAATCTTAACTGAAGGTAATAAGGTGAGTGGCGTCAAAATTGATGGTGAAATTTTGCAAGCAGACCGCTATGTTGTTGCAATGGGCTCTTACTCTACTTCAATACTACAAAGTTTGGTTCAAATCCCAGTCTATCCACTCAAAGGCTATTCATTAACCATGCCAATTATTGACGAGCAGCGTTCGCCAACCTCCACCATTTTGGATGAGACATACAAAATTGCAGTAACGCGGTTTGATGAGCGTATTCGCGTCGGTGGAATGGCTGAAGTTGTTGGGTTTAATTTGAATATACTGAAAAAACGCTGCGAAACATTGAAAATGGTGGTACAAGATTTGTATCAAGGCGGTGGTGACATCGAACAAGCACAATTTTGGACAGGGTTGCGTCCAATGACACCGGATGGTACTCCGATAGTTGGGCCGACTGCATACAGTAATTTATATTTAAATACAGGGCATGGGACATTGGGTTGGACAATGGCTTGTGGTGCAGGGAAACTACTGGCAGATATAATTTCAGGGAATACACCAGAGATAGCGTCTGATGATTTATCGGTATTTAGATATCTTGATGGTTTTAATACCAAGTTGGTTACGCATGGTGATTTAACGCCGGCACGCTAA
- the fadR gene encoding fatty acid metabolism transcriptional regulator FadR codes for MVIKAQSPAGFAEEYIIESIWNNRFPPGSILPAERELSELIGVTRTTLREVLQRLARDGWLTIQHGKPTKVNNYWETSGLNILETLARLDHDRVPQLIDNLLAVRTNIAAIFIRTAFRNNPEKSIEVLAGREKVEDNSDAFSDLDYNIFRGLAFASGNPIYGLIINGLRGLYTRVGRYYFSNPEARRLALNFYQQLSHLCREQAYDRIMDCVRTYGKESGMIWHSMQSNMPSDLAQSR; via the coding sequence ATGGTTATTAAAGCTCAAAGTCCGGCCGGTTTCGCGGAAGAGTATATTATTGAGAGCATATGGAACAACCGCTTTCCACCAGGTTCAATTTTACCCGCTGAGCGTGAGCTTTCGGAATTAATTGGTGTGACCAGAACAACCTTACGAGAAGTGTTACAGCGTTTGGCTCGTGACGGTTGGTTAACCATTCAGCATGGTAAACCAACGAAAGTGAATAACTATTGGGAAACGTCAGGTCTAAATATTTTGGAGACACTGGCTAGGCTTGATCACGATAGAGTGCCGCAACTCATTGATAATTTATTGGCAGTACGTACCAATATTGCGGCAATCTTTATTCGCACAGCCTTTCGAAATAACCCAGAGAAATCAATAGAAGTGTTAGCTGGGCGGGAAAAAGTGGAAGATAATTCAGATGCATTCAGTGATTTGGATTATAACATTTTCCGTGGGCTTGCATTTGCATCTGGTAACCCAATTTATGGTCTGATTATTAACGGGTTAAGAGGGCTGTATACCCGTGTTGGCCGCTATTATTTTTCGAACCCTGAAGCGAGGCGCTTAGCGTTGAACTTCTACCAACAATTAAGCCATCTTTGTCGTGAGCAAGCCTATGACCGTATTATGGATTGTGTGCGTACTTATGGAAAAGAAAGCGGAATGATCTGGCATAGTATGCAAAGTAATATGCCTTCAGATTTAGCACAAAGCCGCTAG